Genomic DNA from Clostridium sp. BJN0013:
CTTGATGACTATTTAAAAATTTAACTAAATCAGCTGTGTTAATATTTTGATTGTCGAATTCACGGTTGCTATTTCCATACATGCTTTTAGCTCCAGTTTGGCTTTGGTTTTTTGACGACTGTGAGGACAGCAACTCCATACCAGCGGAAGGGTTTGTCGAATCCACAGCATAAAACATTACAGCACTAGACCCGACCATAGGTGATATTAGAATTCCTGCAACACCCATGCAGACCAATACCCTATTAATTTTAGACAATCTGTTTTTGAAAAGGTTAATCCCTGACAATATTAATACAGGTACAAAGCATAACCCAATAAGTAAAACCATCAATATTTTAACTATCCGAGAGGAACTGTAGAAATAAGAAAGTATCAGCATCTGTACTGCACCATTTGCCAATAGTGCTAATGGTAGGAACCAAGCTTTCCATCCTCCCTCTTTGTACATTTGCCACATGGCTACGATTCCGATCCCAGTCAAAGCTGCAGCAGGAGGTGCCATCATTGTTAAATAATGCGGATGGAATAACCCTGTATTGAAACTAAAATATATAAACTCCGGAAATAGCCACATAAACCACAGGAGTAGTGCCTGCTTTTTATCAGTATCTAGTTTACTCCTCAGTTTTTCTTTTATTGATGCTGCTATAAATCCAAGGAATGCTAATGGAATAAACCAAATAATCTGATCTGAAAGAATATTTTTCGAAAACAAACGTGTAATACCTGCAGGTGTCTGGTTTCCCATGGAGCCTGCTAACCTGCTTCCGCCGCCAAATCCTCCACCTGAAAAGTTTTCATTCGTATCAGGGTTGTCTTGCTCTAAGCCTCTTTGGCCTGGATTATTTTGACTTGGCTCTCCTTGTCCAGGGCCTCCTGAACCATGACTCTGTTGATTACTGCTGCTGCTAAGGTTAAGTCTTTCTGTACCATTATGTCCTATAATAAGACCTATTTCGGTATTATTGCCACTACTTCCTACATAGGGACGATTGCTTGCGGGTATAGAATCCACTATCAATGCCCAGGAAAACGATACTGCAAGCAAAATTGCCGTACCTGCAAACAGATGGATAACCCGTCTTTTGATGGAAATTGTATTGGAAAGTAAATACATGATGTATATTGCTGGCAGGATCATATATGCCTGCAGTGCTTTAATATTAAATCCAATACCTATAAGTATCATGCCTAATATAAGATATTTAAATTTTCCCTCTCTGGCTGCAGCTGAAAGTGCCCAACATGCCAGCAATAAAACAAATACCAGCTGATTGTCGATTGTATTATTTCTGCTTACTGCTACAAACACAGGGGTAACAGAAAGGCACAGGGCTGAAATTAAACCAGCAGCACTGCCGAAAGATTTTTTAACAATTACATATATCAACACAGTGGAAAGTACTCCCGCCAGAGCTTGTGGAAAAAGTAGACTCCATCCGTTAAAACCAAATATTTTAGCTGAGATTGCTTGAATCCAAAAACCCAAGGGAGGCTTATCAATAGTGACAAAACCTGCAGGATCCATGGCTACAAAAAAGAAGTTCTTAAGGCTCAGTGTCATGCTCTTTACTCCAGCTGCGTAATATTGATTAGAATATCCCTCTATTCCTAAATTTGAAAAATTTAGTACTGCAGACATAATTACAATAGCTGCAAGATAAATATATTCTTTTGCTTCCTTGACTTTTTTCAATTTATGTATCCTCCTTTATGATATTCTATTTTTTTCAAGTTATCATCTTAAATGTTAACATACAAAAACGGAATGATTATGTGAATACTATGTGATTTATAATGGACAGTTGTGAAAACTAAAAGCCACTCTCCATCAGGGAAAACGCTTTATTGTAAGGAGAGAGAAAAAAGATTTTTTAATCTGATAGAGATGTTGTATCAGCAGAATATGGGATAATGAGAGTATCTGTGACACCGAGGGCGAAGTATATTCCATAACTCAGGTGTTTCCATTAGATGTCTTATTGCATATTAGACGGAAAATTTATAATGCCTAGTTAGTCTGCTCACTATTGTGTGGAACTGATAAAATAGGCATAAAACCTTGATACACAAGGCCTTATGGCTGTTTTTTATATTTTAAAGTATAAAATTGTATTTTCTAATTACACATATTATAATATATATAAATAATAAGTAAAATTATTTGGAGGTAAAAATGGAGAGGGTAGAACCAATAAGATCGGTCAAAAAAATAAATGATTTAAAGAAGTATTTTAATTGGATCAGGAAACATGAGAAATTATGCTTTAATAGTTTTGGGACTGAATTCAGCATTAAGAATATCAGATATGCTTTCACTTACCTGGGAAGATGTATTTGATTTTGAGGAAGACCAATTTAAGACCCCATGTTTACATTAAAGAAAAGAAAACTGGTAAGGTTAAAAAATTTCTACTAAATAAAAACGCTGTAGGAGCACTTTCAAGGCTTAAAAAGAAACTTAAGCATAAAATGATCAGGAATATATTTTTAAGAGTAGAGAGGGACAAAATAGGCCAATTAACCGTTATATGGCTATAAAAATAATAAAGGGGGACTGTGAAGCAGTTGGGATAAAAGAACATATTGGCTGCCATAGTTTGCGTAAAACTTTTGGCTACCATTCATGGAAAAAGGGAGTGCCTATACCAATGCTCATGGAGCTATATAACCACAGTAA
This window encodes:
- a CDS encoding glycosyltransferase family 39 protein, which produces MKKVKEAKEYIYLAAIVIMSAVLNFSNLGIEGYSNQYYAAGVKSMTLSLKNFFFVAMDPAGFVTIDKPPLGFWIQAISAKIFGFNGWSLLFPQALAGVLSTVLIYVIVKKSFGSAAGLISALCLSVTPVFVAVSRNNTIDNQLVFVLLLACWALSAAAREGKFKYLILGMILIGIGFNIKALQAYMILPAIYIMYLLSNTISIKRRVIHLFAGTAILLAVSFSWALIVDSIPASNRPYVGSSGNNTEIGLIIGHNGTERLNLSSSSNQQSHGSGGPGQGEPSQNNPGQRGLEQDNPDTNENFSGGGFGGGSRLAGSMGNQTPAGITRLFSKNILSDQIIWFIPLAFLGFIAASIKEKLRSKLDTDKKQALLLWFMWLFPEFIYFSFNTGLFHPHYLTMMAPPAAALTGIGIVAMWQMYKEGGWKAWFLPLALLANGAVQMLILSYFYSSSRIVKILMVLLIGLCFVPVLILSGINLFKNRLSKINRVLVCMGVAGILISPMVGSSAVMFYAVDSTNPSAGMELLSSQSSKNQSQTGAKSMYGNSNREFDNQNINTADLVKFLNSHQVNGKSQVVVTSLNTAENLTINTNLYVGSLSGFEGNETVMTLEQFEARVKSGEIRYVLAGSGNSKDNRGNSNNEIMSWIQKNGKLVSYASTNSSESSNQNNSEQIYDLAGSVKN
- a CDS encoding tyrosine-type recombinase/integrase, which codes for MAIKIIKGDCEAVGIKEHIGCHSLRKTFGYHSWKKGVPIPMLMELYNHSNQAITKLYLGINQNDIDDVYRLIEL